The region cttttagttgattttttactttttgtattAATTCACAGCTGAGCTGACTACGTGTTGAAGCTCTTTGATCCTGTTTGTTCAGTGATGACGTCATGTTTAaattcttctttaaaaaaaaatcactttttgttctttttaatgtttgtgttgctTTAAAGAATAAAGCTCAGTGTGCTGTTGATCCTtggctcctcctcttcctgtcTTTAGTCCTAATCACCATCAGTTGCTCCAGGTAGTGTGGCACCACCTGCTGGATAAGAACAGGTAAACCTGATGGAATTCATCTACAGGTGAGCACGACTCACACACTGGTAATAACCTTTCTATTCTGTtagaaatgaaaggaaaaataTTAGTTTGCTTTAAATCAGTCACATTTGTTTGGGGCGTCGACTGGAAAGTTgtacatgttaaaataaacacactttttgaaacagccaaaaaaattcttgtaaaaatatataaatgttgaatataaatattacatttaaatgtaaatggttaAATTGGCGAATAGTTAGTTTTACTtgtgacatttaacatttacacttAACCCTGTCAAGCCTGAATTGTTAAATAACTGACAGAAAAAtctgtccacaaaataccagtaatatgttacacatttgcagcagtaaaatgtcccatttccatattttctggtttatatgggttaatataccagtaatatgtgtttatatgtatatttaaaccctcggacctgatgatgagctgctacactccgttactgtcccgctgtcggctgaacaaagagaagtcctgacggtcatgttgtcctcttcctccatgagttctctgtggtggtgttcatatatatcaggtaacgagaacttctgacaccgctatcattgcggaatgcggatgtttatgtgcgcgagtcgagttgtgcgtgcgcatgcgcggccaaCCGTACCAGTCTAGcacgctgtttggaccacctcttctagcaggaccacctcttctagcaggaccaccgggccgttaacccccctgtggtgcagttcacacttaagcaggccagataatggcccccatggtttcacacatgtacagagctggttaggaacggccctggttacCAGTGTGAGTACAGCCTGAGAGAGTTTGGCTCCTTTCGTCGATTACTGCGGCTTCCATTAGTGCTGCTAACGTAATCAAATTTTGCGATAAATCTGGAAAATGCCAGATCTACTCAGCAGAAGACCTGATATCATAACTTCTAGTGGTGGACatcagtgttttgtgtgttctgagaCATTTTCTGTATCGTTTGAGTTTTTGAGTGTGTTCCTTGTGCTATTTAGTTTGTGTTTCATTTATGGGAACTTTTAGATTCTTTCCAACTTCCtaaaatgcaattattgtgTTTCAAATCTCTCCACTGAATGCCATGTGAATAACCCTCCAATATAATCTATTTTAACCAACTCAACATGTTCCCATTGTTGACCTGTAGTAACACCTGATGTCCAGTAGGTGGAAGCAAACACCAGAAAAAAGAAATGGGTCGTAAAATGTTACATCATTTCCGGTTTTCaacgtgtatatatatattgccaTGTCTTAAATGGatgtaacttaaaataaataaattaacagatgaaataaaaagtccaaaaacgaatggaatttttttctgtaattgttcaGGAATCAAAGATAAATATTTGTCTTCATTTTCTCACCATCTCTAATTACCAATAgttctactactactattaattattgtttttagctttagatcaaaaatacataaaatgaccccACAAAAAAGGCAAAGCCAGTAAgccacaataaacaaaataaaatggggaaacaaaaagaacaaatataaatctaataaatTAAAGAGTAAAAATCATTAGAATAAGTGACATTGTGCAGTTAAAATAGCCTGTGTGACAAATCTAGTCCAATATGTTGGTCAAAGTAatattttaatcatattattattcAGTGTAGAGAAATCAAAGTCACTGATACAAagcaaatgaacaaaacgacagaaaattacacaaaactacagtagAAATACACACAAGCAGAACAAAAACCAGCAATACGACTTCAAATAGTGACTATAATATCAGAATAATATacacagggtgtgtgtgtgtgtgtgtgttataataaCAGCTGTCCATGTGTGCTGTAAAACTTTGTGGTAAATGTGTATTTAGTGTCACGTGCACTGACATGTCAACGTGGTCtagctgttgtgtgtgtgtgtgtgtctagtctacacacacacacttcctgtctgacatGTTCCTCCAGGTGTGGCTCCACTAATTGAACTCTTCGTCTCATTttcattttgcagctttttctccTCGTCATCGTCTCTTTGTGTTTGTGGTAAAGTGAGAAGGAGCTTGAATCTGCTGTTGGACACCTCCCCcaggtaggtgtgtgtgtgtgtgtgtttgctctgtAATCTCCTGCTGAACCTGTCTGATAGGTGTAGGGAGGCTCTGTGCTGGCACTGACTTGTGCAGGTATGTGAAGAAAAGCAGCAGAACTGTGAGAAAGGAGGGAAAACATTGAGTTTCTTTCTGAGGTCAGGTGGAGACGAGGAGGAGCAGAAGAAGAGTGTGGACGTCTCAGCATGTGAAAGTGAAATGAGCtggagtttcttcttcttcatgtgTTTCTAATGTGGCAGTTCAGACTGTGGGACGTCCAGGATGTGGCTGTGTTCCTCAGCATCACATTATACATTTGTCAGCTGGGTAAGATCGATCCTTCTACTACTACTCTGCTGAGTCGTGTTTTGTGTGTGGGAACACGACTCAGCATTAATGTGTGTAGGACTCTATTGAAGGCCTGTAGCAGCTCACACACGTCTTACACAAACGTGTGGTTGGATCAAAACATTAGAATAaggaccaatcagagcacagcacaggaaacaacaaatgtttgagtcgttgtgaccatttttttgtcattttgcatagttttgtcgtccttttttgtttttgtttgggaGCCACACGTGGCCACTGGTTGTCCATGTTTAACTAAGTTAAACCAAGTGTGGGACGATATATTGTGCTACAAGTTATCAcgatattaaaacatcacaacgTTTATCATCGATGGGGTAAATTGTTTCTTTCCAACTGAAGGAGACAAAGTCAATGTCCAAACATCTCTATTGTAGACACGTTCATATCTTAAATCTGTTTAAACTGTTCTAGTTTAATggtatatattaatatatatatattaatgttacACTGCCATCAGTTATAAgcttttgttttgggtttttttgcagAGGAAATATTGgctttatttatgttaatgttttagttttttaataagCCTaatgggcctgtactatgaagctggattaaTATATCCTGATAATTCTCCATTAGCTTCAtcaaaccaaacattctctgtcagagcagctgtactatgaagcaggatataaacatgtTCATTAGTGAAATGGGCGGAGCTTACGGCGTCAGACCAATGACAATCGCAGAGAAACTGTGTTGAGCAACTTACTGTACGTCACAATTGCGTAATAGTTCTTTAGaaatatgaagaaataaaatccataattcagactaaaaacaacactgttgctgcagtaaaagctggAAGAAAAGAAGACAGACAGGAAACTGTTAATGATGAtcaatattaatccatgggatgataaacagttaaactttattacagcacacacgtgtttctattcatgtagatctatttatcacacactgggatgagaacacattgtttactgtagtatgttcctgatgatgatgtcagcctcactatagattatgaatgaatgagttcatcagctgactgtaatCTGtcactcaaatataaatctatatctttactaaatgatgtcatcggtaaatgaaaggattaattaatccattaataatctttatttcctaaactcagctgtcagatctgcaccaaccaggatctacTAACAATGGACAGGTCGTTttacaagagaactgattggtcaggaggcgggacttaaGTACTGATCAGATCTATCTACTTCATAAACCAGGTTAGGCGTTCAgtataagttaccatggtgatttagccccatCAAAagttatccagcttcatagtacaggcccttagaAAGTTACAAAGGTCAGACCCGTAATTATGTAGAGTTATTAAATAAAAGCATACTTacatatcatctcgtattgataTTGTGAGTTTGATATCGTATCTCTACTTGTGAACTTTGTACATCTACTACTTACCATTTATTTCCAAATAATTCAAAGAAGATATTGATTACTATTTGTATAAATGCACAATAAGAAAGTTCATTACTTAGATTGAATATAGTACTTAATATTAGATATTTGACTCATagaatgtcataaaaaaataatattaaatgcacaaaatgacgcaaaatatacacaaaaggacccaaataaaacatacaaaaatgattgcaagaaatacacaaaaataacaaatatacgAAAACGgacaataaaactacacaaattgcctgcaaaaatacacaagagcacaacacatttacactaaatgacaacaaaaacacacaaacagaaaatatgcaaaatgacaacaaacacgcACTATAAAACTACACAACATGACGTAAAAACTAACCACATCATGATGAAAATACAAACGTTGGATAACAAATGTTctctaaatgacaaaaaaaaaagcagaatgaGAAGAAAAGTACagaacaaaattactgaaacacaagatgacttaaaaaaaatagcagaagaacacacaaaacactaataataaatacacaaaatgacaacaaatacacaggtCCTTtcttatttcctgtattaatgctctgattggtccttATTCTAAATCCTgttatgaatgttgatcatgtgaccctcagatctgacacaatcacatgtttattgtattttatttgtgatttactTTGGAAATGTTTCCTCCCTAGACAATAtctgcagccatctgtgagtaaagctgtgacagttCAGAGCTAAAGAGGAGTTTTATTTTCAGTAGAAACCatgttaataataatgtgaGGCCAAGCCTGTCTGAATTCCTCAGTGAGTAAACGCAGCAGAACCAGATCGTCTGACACCAGCGTTAAAACATGTGATTGAGCAGCGTAACCATCGTGGATCACGTCCACAGCCTGTAGAACAAGTTTCAGAGGAGAAACCATGAGGGGACGCGTGGAATCTACGGCTTTGTTTGAGCTCTGACTAACTGTGACTAACTGTGAGATGTTAAATATTCACCTTTTATGGTTTCCTATGAACGACTGACGCACTCAGCTGGAAAAATATGTTTCTGTGTAGCAGCATCttctttatgtttatttatttttattgttttgtgtatattgttgttttgtgtatttttctgttatgttgtgtattttagttttgtgtatttttttgttttttgtgtatttttattgtggttttgtgcatttttctgttattcttaAGTTGTCTTgagtttgagttattttgtgtatatttgttattgaTAACTTAATGAGGGCCTGTAGCAGTGCTCTCACACTAACAGCTTTGAGAAATCTTACATAATACGCATTAATTAGCTCCTAAAATAAATCTACAAGTCAAATATTCACACAAGGAAAAATTTGAGCCTCTATAATATGAACACTTGAGATTTATAtcctcaaacatttttttagtaAATACTTTATTAGTTTTTGTTAAGGAGTTGGAAAAACTCTAAATGTCCTTAATTCTGTCATTTCTAGCGTGTTTACACGTTTCCATTGCGTTTCTCTAATccatgggttctcaaccttgagatcaggaccccatttgaggtcATGAGTTACTAGAAGGAGGTCCCCAGATGCCtccaagaaactaagaatatcatttttaacaatttgaaccCACTTTTAGTCATAATCACCTACTTTCAAGCATTTTAGTCCAACCTGACCTAAcgttgttttgttatactttttcACTATTTACTTGATTACACATTgttatatttatctattttatttattttactactgtaaagcactttgtaacTATTGTCACTGAGAAGcgctaaatacattttacttttgcttatttttaccctttttctacaactacatttttcatcactttttcttgctgtaTTGTTGCtcgttttaatacatttttgctacattattcctatttcagacatttcaacgtcacatttcaatgacttttctagacattttttccatttttccagcacttataaaccctttccacgacttttacacctaatgtcacatacagtatgttgacccactattgttacttttgacctcttcatcatcatttttttgccattttaaccacattcaccatttgtcatgctcattatttaccagttcttacaaaatgtttctcctttttgcacttttattttgacactttgaacccttttttaccacttcttctgtccatttttggccactcttattTCCAAGTTTTATTATATTGAATTGATTGTTTATTCACAttatagttttaaaaatgtcagtAAATTGAGATTTTGTTCAAAAACAAGTTAGGAAAtctagaaaaatgtaaatgggTAGGACTAGACAAATTTATACTTTTTCATGTTCagcactttccaccacttttccacctaatgtcacatataatgaccaattattgtcacttttaacctcttttcaccagatttcatgattatttttgccaatttaaccacattcaccatttgtcatgcatATTATTTGCCATCATCACTTACATTTTTTCCAGGAAATGCAAATTATTGGAGTTTTCTAGGTTTTTTTTATAgtcttattgtgtgtatttactgttctctgtatattttttgcagctgtttggtgtatttttctgtcatgttgtctgtttttggagttattgtgtGTTAGTGGCTCATGTCTGACATTTCACAGTTGTTTTTACTCTACACGTGTTTCACTGAGTGAGGCTTTCATTTCTGACACGATACAGAAAATGCAACTTTTCCTGTTAAATATGGAATGTTTGAAAGGATTGATCAAGTGATTTaactcaaacaaagaacaaaactgGCCCATTTATTAAAAGTGGAACACAAAGTTTAGATGCATATATTGTATGGGGACAGCCCTACTAATGTGTGTGTTGAAGTGTTTTGTGGTCCAAATGCTCTATAGATTCTAACGTTATTTTCTCGTGTCCCTCAGCCAGTGCCATCTCCATCTACTCTCCTCAGAGGAGCCTCACCAGGTCGGTGCAGGAGGACGTTCTGTTTTCCGTGGACGTGACGTGCACTGGGACGCCCACCGTACAGTGGACTTTTATGTCGGGGGCGGTGAGCCGCTTCATAGGGACATGGCAGCTTGGTGGGCCGGCCAACATCACCCTGGACTACAGCAGCAGAGTTCAGAACTACAGCAACGGCTCCATGGGCCTGTCCGACCTACGGCTGCAGGACGCAGGGTTCTACGTCATCACCGTTACCGAGGAAACGGGCAGCAGCAAAGATGCAGGATTTGTCCTCAAGGTCAACGGTGGGTGGAGCCTATTGTCTGTTCATTATCACCATCATTTGACACCAAGACATAaggcacaattaaaaaaataaagtaattaataAATACAGGAGTTTAATAACTGTGACAAATCGAGTTCAATATGTTGgtcaaagtaaaaatgaaagggttcctttttattatattattcagAGATATCACAGTTACTCCACATTTACAAAATCAATCAAACACTGAtaaactaaacacacaaaatgactccaaaaatacacaaaattacagcagaattacaaaaaagaacaaaatccaCCAAgacaagtacaagtactcaataaaataacaaaagaaaaatacaaaacgacaacaaaaatggagagaaaaatgtacagaatgaaagaaaaaaacacaaaatgagataaaaaatttacaaaacaacaaaatacacaaaaggagaatgGAAACCACCTAGATGACAACAGTCActgaaaaaacagacaaatatacaaacaacaTCATCTGTCATTGATGGTAACACCTTTCAacagttagtgtgtgtgtgtgtgtgtgtgtggggggggtagTTTGGATGAGTAGTGCAGCAGATTAATTACATATTTCAAGAGAATCTTTCATTTTTTGGTGATGTAATAACCATTGAATAGCATTGGCGcccatttttcaagatggccgccatattgaatttttgagtggcCAACGCCTTTTTCCAAATTAGTGGCTCTTAAAGTATCTGTGTCAAATtccatgcttttataccaaagtcAACAATTATTTACTAATCTACTACACTAgttattgtgtttgtgtgtgtgtgtgtgtgtgtgtgtgtgtgtgtgtgagacattgTTCACTAACCCCtgctgtgcccccccccccccccagaggTTTTGTATGAAGACCTCCAGTATTTGTCCGTGGCGGGCGTGGCCTTGGCCGGGTTGGCCGGACTCCTCGCTCTGATCATGTGGTTGGTGGACAAGGCGTACTGGAAGATCAAAGAGTGGAGATGCAGGAAGGAGATGCCAGGTAACCATAGCAACACTTATAGAAAATATAGATTTGaatcattattttattcatttgtgcATAATGGGTCAATGTCGTATATAATATTTTCACTGCATGATCTTTTATAAAATGAGCATCATCTGACaaagtttgcatgaatattatgatagaaataaaaacagaaattgtataaatgactacaaaatccAGCcaaattcagaaataaaaattaatttcagtagatttagtcattttaataatgtttttaaaccaTCAGTAGTGGCTCCAGTCACACCATGTtaatataacattttaaaatacagaataaatcACAGatgaggaatgtttttttttttgcgtacaTGAAGTAAAAGTAATACATAATGTGGTTTCtgctttttatgcatttaaacccattttttaaaatataggcATGATGTCATTGACCCAGaaatactttttcattttctttatttattattaataattttatttactgttatttttttatttttgctaaaggACATTTCTGACAGTGTAGaatgatcaataaattaaacaataggatgaacattcaattaaaactaaaaaaacaaataaaaaatgaattgaaataaaaacataattttttattacatttaaattaaaatatgaaattaataatatttaaattgaataatCAGACTTAACTTCCAAGCCATTGTTGGTGATAATAAGTGTGTATTTTCTAGTAGACGTGTGCAGTAGAGTACGGTCGTGTAACCGTGACGTTAGCGTTAGGAAACAAACCCTGAGGTGaaataaaacagaacaaacagagCAAAGTTCAGCAGAGTCTCAGATAACGGTGAAATAAaagtttaagtgtgtgtgtgtgtgtgtgtgtgtgtgttcgctGCAGTAAACGACGACACGGAGCTCCACCCACTGTGACGGAGGAAATAACGACGTGTAAATACGATGAGTCCAGGTTCAGCCTCTGCACTGTTTATATTTTGGACTGACACTGTGTGTCTATttattccacacacacacacacacacacacactgtttgtgtgtgtgtgttgctgtttttaaacACTGTGTGATAAACTAATGTATTGACGACATGAACCAAATGTGTATCTatcattaatgaatgaatgtttaACATCAGAGGAAACAACAACCACTGATAGATGGAGAATCATCATCACATGACCTCAGACGCACAACTTTCAtctcattaataatgataatcactaatctgagcattaatacaggaacacacaaagattgtgttttttgaagttattttgtgtatatttcttgtggttttgtgttattgagtcattttgtttattttcctttgtgcatttttaaatagttttgtgttttggagtcattgtcaTGAAGTCATTTCGTGTGGTTTAGCAGCacttctgtgtattttctttttcattttgtgtgtagacttttggagttgtt is a window of Gouania willdenowi chromosome 13, fGouWil2.1, whole genome shotgun sequence DNA encoding:
- the vstm5 gene encoding V-set and transmembrane domain-containing protein 5, with translation MWQFRLWDVQDVAVFLSITLYICQLASAISIYSPQRSLTRSVQEDVLFSVDVTCTGTPTVQWTFMSGAVSRFIGTWQLGGPANITLDYSSRVQNYSNGSMGLSDLRLQDAGFYVITVTEETGSSKDAGFVLKVNEVLYEDLQYLSVAGVALAGLAGLLALIMWLVDKAYWKIKEWRCRKEMPVNDDTELHPL